Below is a window of Lodderomyces elongisporus chromosome 3, complete sequence DNA.
GATTGACCCAGCAGATATCAACTATGAGCGCAATAGACGGCAATTTACCGAGAGCATCAACAATCGTATTGATAGTATTccttttgaaaatgtggAGGACGAAGAATCGATATATTACAACGGCACGGTGAATGCACCGCAAAATGGATTCTGGGGAAGAGTCAGCAACACTGTGAATGGAATACTTGGAAGAGACCAGAGGGGGTTTGGCCTGCAAAGACGGCCATACACTGATGAGCCATTGGATGATTTCAACTATGACGACGATGCTCGTGAGAATCCTACATTATAGACCATGCATAGCGACCTTTAAGTTTCCTCGACACCCTGACTCCCGATTTGCTTACAAACTTATTGTTTTTAGTATTGCCTTTAGATAGcagttttaattttttgaaataaaaaacatttgTTGATATGCTTgtaactctttttttgcctcttctagtttttctttttttcttttttctttttttccctttttcctAGTAAAGTAGCAAATGGTCGACTTAAACTTTACCAGTAATGTTTGTATAGAATGGTTTGTATTCTACCAAAaaatgagagagagaaggaaaggTATGCAAAAGCATGGACATTGATGTCCGCGTGCGGCACAAAAAAGAGGGAGAtcaagagagaagaaattaaaaaaaaaaaaaaaaagagagagagagaatacCTGTCAATATTTTAAATGTGCGGGGCGAAGAAGGAGGGGTACTGAAAGAGAGACTCGTGTTTCCGATAAGGAGCAAACGTAGCACCCGTTGAAACGCCAATTTTATCAATAATCCcgggtggtggtggttgtttttttttttttttttttgctttttcaaattttattttccacaAACTACACTTTGCTTTCCACGTCTTCATTCGCTTcattatcaattttttgaataatGTCAAGTAGGTTTCTTAGTCGGCCTCACAGTGTGTACAAGCATGGACTATTTTCGAATCACAGACATCTATCCGATTCTGTTGTGTTTACTGCAGTAGATAGGTCTCCAAATTTACCACTTGCAACTACACAACCTTTGAAGCAAGGAAAGCTCCGGGTTCCTCTCCTCAAATCGCCGTCGCATTTGGGCCACTTCACTAGTCGAGTCAATCGCCCTTACAATGAGGACAAGTACAGTGCCAAGGTTCTCAACATCAATGGTCAAGAGATTATCAACTTTAACATCTTTGATGGACATGGGGGAGATGAGTGCAGTACTTTTCTTGCTGAGAATTTGTCGGCAAGTGTTGAAGCTTATGTAAATGGAAAAAGCGATATAGGTGAAGGCAAAGAAGAATTGGTAAAGAAATATGCAAAGAATGTTGGAGGGTACTGGAAACGATGGTACAAGCATCGTGAGAAGGCATTCACAGCCTGGAATAAGAACAAAATTAACCTCAAGcactttgaaaaagaactaGAAAAAGTGGATTTGAATCTTCGAATACCATTGAGTTATCTCGCGCTTGACTATGACTTTTGTTCGAGCACGCCAAAGTCGGGATCTACATGTACATCAGCATTCTTGCAGactatatatacaaatcaAACCCTGCAATTTCAACCATTTTACGAaaacttttatttcaaCAGGAAAACCATTTCCTTATTGACCATAGCACATATTGGAGACACGCGTGCCATTCTCGTGGACAAAAACGGACTTGCCAATGGTCTCACTGCAGACCACCATCCTCTGGACCCCGAGGAATCTCAACGTTTGCGTAGATATGCAGCCAATTTCTTTATGGCAGACTCTTTTGGGGAAGAGCGGTTTATTGCATTGGCCAATACTCGTGCATTTGGCGACGTTGATTATAAGGAGGTTGGTGTGACAGCAGAGCCGGACTTTGCCCAGTTTGTTATTGGTGACTCGCATGAAATCAATACGCACCTCACGGATGAGGAAATCAAAAAGTATACCGTTGGTGGATTGGGAGGCGATGAGTGCTTCTTGATATTGTGCAGCGATGGGGTTACCAATGTGCTCACTGACCAGGAGATTGCAGACATTGTCATGACTACCTATAGAATGAGCGGACACTCGAAAGCATCCCCACAGAAATGTGCAAACGAAGTAGTCAAGTTTGTTGAATATGTTGGAGGTGATGACAATGCAACAGTTTTGGTAGTAAGGTTGAATGGATGGGGGCAATGGCCTAATATAGACAGAACTGGGGAGTTGAGACAAAGCAGGTTGGATTACAACCCAAGACGAGGCAGCGGGTAGAGGAGAGATATAAAGTGAACTGAGCTGGTGCTCTAGAGTTAAAGATAGATTGAAAGTTAGCTAGAGCAAGGCTAGGTCTTATTATAGTAATAAGCTTAGAATGTAAAGATAGCCAAATAAAACCCAATGGGGTCACATTCCAATAAGAACATGGCATGGccattttttgctttttgcttttacaAAACTGCACCAGTTGCACAGTCCAATAAAACTTTTCGATTTAACTCTATTCCTATATTCATACTCATGTTCCGGAATATAcctgtatatatacaatatttgttttttcttttcatctccATATCTTGTGTTCTCTATGCAAATGTGCATGAAAAGTATCCATTTCGTTTCCTAGTCCACTTTCATTCCCCAACTTAATATGTATTGCAATCCATTAATTCTTGGAGTACTTGTAAACGAATCTCTTTCTCGTGGGTGCAAACTCTCCTAACCTACAACCAACCATATCGTCTCTTATCTCCACTTCGACGTAGTCCTTACCATTATGAATCTCAAATTTCAATCCAACAAATTGTGGGATGATGGTACAGCTTCGTGCTTTTGTCCTGATTGGGATATTGTGTTTGACGGCTTTCGCAATGGGAAGAGGCACAATGTGTGGTCCCTTCCACACAGACCTTCCTAGACTTCTTACAGTTGGGTGCATTTGAAGTTGTATAAGGTTTTAAAGTGTTGCGGTGTTGGGGGTGTTGGGGGTGTTGGATTGTAAATGTTTTGAGATGTTGGTGGTGACAGAGTTATCTTGATTTATCCAGTTCTTTAGTATTTTTCACTGTGATCTTTCTATTTCATTCTGCGGatgaagagagagagagagagaaaaaaaaatcaaaaaaaaaaacaaaaatatcgAGTATTAGAAGCAAGACGAGTGAACAAAAGCTTGTTACTACAACGAGACTGGATGTTATACCTGATGCAAACATGGGGACAagttggtttttttgactACAGCTACGGGTGTATTTACCAGAATCACTCGGtagttttgtttaatttctgtattttgttttttgttttttgtttcttgttttttgctcgtttatttcttttacaGATAATGAGTAGACACTATGTGTGAACAGCCAAATCTTgattccatttttttacaCATTGGCTTTGTGAAAGATATCTCCTGACACACCGACTTTATATATTGATAgtaaaaatttaatttgGAGGGTAAAGAGAAGATACGCTGGTGTATAGAAAAACGAGTACCAACCCTCTTTCCGTTATTCTTCCAACCTTTTTTGCCTCTGGTGTTCCCTTGTGGCTTTACAACTCGTGAAAGAATTTATTGCTATGATACTGTGGTAAGTAGTGTAAAAGCTAGGCGCGCCAGAACCAGGTGAGAAATCCATGTGGTATCCAGATAATTTTTTGACACAAAGATGCGCAGAGAGATTCTTGCAAACAAAGAATGAGATGCCCTACATACCATATCAACTATAACACAGTAACCCAATGTTTGGCGTGCGTTATGATCCAGAGGAGAGTCTGCTGACTCCGACTTTATATCACAATGGTAGGTTTCTGCCGAACTTGAAGAAACGAAAGCGCAGAGTTCAGGAccatgatgttgatgatgatgatgttgttgtttttgataatgacaaggatgaagaagaaatgaacaaggagaagaaagaggaggaagaggaagaggaggaagaggaggaggaaacTGATAATAAAAGTGAAAGTGGaagtgaaagtgaaagtggaagtgaaagtgaaagtgaaagtgaaagtgaaagtgaaagtgaTGTTGATGGAAAACACATGAAAGAAGAGCTCGAAGACAAGGATGATGCAATGGAGGTGGATACGATAATCGAAGACAACGAGTACAGCGGTAAACACAAATCCATATTTGACAAGTTCAAACTGTCAGTAACAAGGACTGTCAATGATGACGTGGTTCATTCAAGCAgagacgaagaagaagattttCAGAAACAGAGTGGTAatagagaagaagagaaaggagaaggagaagaagaagaggttGTGGAAACACAAGACTTGGCGCCATTGCCGCAACCTCAGTTACCACGGGACAGGAAACTAAACTCAAGCACCCAGCATTCTGCAAATCTTGATTGGTTGACAACACCGGAATATATCGCCATTGCTGATACAAAACCTTTCTCCGAGTTTCCTCTTTCGCCATTCATGCATGAAAACCTAGAGTCTTTAGGATTTGAGAACGCTTTTGCCGTCCAGGTTGGTGTATTGAGCAAATTGTTGCCCGAAATTCAAGCCAACAAGTTGAGACCTGATGCATTTGGTGATGTGTTGGTGAACGCCTCAACAGGTTCAGGTAAAACTTTAGCGTATTCCATTCCCATAATCGAGAGTCTCAAGGACAGGGTGGTGCCGCGCGTTAGAGCCATAGTTCTTGTACCAACCAAGCCATTGATCAATCAGGTTAGAGCAACAATGTTACAGTTGGCACTGGGGACTAATTTGAACATAGTCAGTTTAAAAAACGATATATCAATACGTGAAGAGAGCGAGCGGTTGATAGAGCTGGTTCCGGATGTTGTTATCAGCACTCCTGGAAGGTTGGTTGAGCATTTGGCGATGGATTCGATATCTCTTTCGAGCTTGAGATACTTAGTTGTGGATGAAGCCGATAGGTTACTTAACCAATCTTTCCAGAACTGGTCGCAAATTTTAATTAGCAAGATTCATCTGCAACAAGTTTACGATGTTGCCAACGTGTGGAGCTTGAAAGTACAAAAGTTCATATTCTCGGCAACGCTCACAACAGATGCAGGAAAATTAGCTAGTTTGGATTTTCACAACCCTCGACTCTTGATTGTGAATGACTCTCAAAGGCTTGTTAATGAGCTCTTTTCAGTGCCGGCAATGCTATCCGAATATAAGCTCAATTTTGGAGTTGCCAAGAGTTCTCTTAAGCCACTTATACTTGCAAAGTTTTTAATTGCTCAGGAAAAGCTATCGGATGTGTTGGTGTTTACAAAGTCCAACGAGTCCTCCATCAGATTGTGTACCCTCTTGCAAGCCATTTTTGACCGCATATGTCTGCAAGAAAAAGTGAAGGTTGGTTTCATGAACCTGACCAACAATCGTACCTCACTACGCTCAAAAATCTTGAAGGACTTTACTTCtcaaaaaatcaacatcTTGGTGGCGACTGACTTGATTGCAAGAGGTCTAGATGTGACATCAATCAAGGATGTTGTCAATTACGACTTGCTGAACTCGTCAAGAGAATATGTGCATAGAGTTGGAAGAACGGCAAGAGCAAATCAAGCAGGTAATGCGTACAATTTGGTCTTTGGTAAGGGTGAAGAAAAATGGTTCAAGACCATTTCCAGTGAAGTGAGCAGGAACAATGATGTCAAGGATGTAGAGGTTAATTTGAAGCAACTCATATCTGATGAAGACGAAAAGTTATATCAAGAAGCGTTACAAAGTTTGCAAGACCAAGTACGAAAGTAGTACTGCATATTCTGGAACCAAACTTTATGTCTGTCATGTGTAGCTGCAACTATTCTGCCATGTCTCTACTATAATATATACTTTGGTGGTcaatttgcaaataaataatagatgaaaatgaaaaaggaataTGAGGAATGTAAAGGATAATTTGTATTTGCTTAAGCGGTCGTATAAGCCGCACATGACCATTACTTTTCTTGCTCCCATATTTCCTCACCACTCACCTTTATCCTCCCCTTTGCTTAGTAAACTCCACAAAACGCaaagaaaaccaaagaataaaaataaaaataaaaataaaaagaaacttaaaaagggaaaagaatagGCTGCAAGATTTCAATcccaccttttttttttaaaaagtaTAACCCCGTCTATCACTATAAAAATAagacacacatatatacatttacaaattCTATTTTTAACAAGATTAATTATTCTCAATCTCTTTAGCTTACATTCGTCCTTTTCAACTAAagtcaccaccaccaccaccgccattaccaaaaccaaatgtCTACTGATGTACCTCTTGAAGGTGTTCAGGTATTTGATCAAATAGACTTGGAAAAGGATATCACAAATAGAGCAAACAAGCTATTGATAATAAAAGATGTGGAGCAAGATGAGAAGAGGTTGGAAAAAGCAACCAAAGACTTGAATACTACCATCAAACATATGAACCAACTAACCTCACGGCTATCGCATTCACGAACAAAGATTAGTGAGAAAGGGTATCTCAAGGAGCAGATCAAATGGCTTGAGGAGAATGAGTTTAGTCCAAGACAAAAGGATCTTGAGGAGATTAAAGCGCGTTTGGAACTGAATAAAAACGCGTTGAGTGAGctgcatcagcaacagGAGCAAACACAAGAACTGCGAAATCTGGATGGCAAATCTGTTGTAGATGGAGGCGGTCGTATGCCAGATGAGACGGAGCGCGAATACCTTATCAGGATTGGAAAGATTACAGCATTTGGTAACGAAAACACGTTTGAGCTGGTGGATGATGGCAATGAGAAGCAACAAAGTCACGTCTTTTTAAGAAAGCCAGGATTCGACaatgatattgaaaaactAGACTTTGGGGTTTCTAGTAACGTTGGTGTCAGCGAAAGCGAAAATGAGGATATCAAGAAAGAAGTGGTGgttaatgaagaaaaaggagaaagaggaCAAAAGTCAAAGGATGAGGATGACTTAGATTACCTtcaagatgatgaagaagaagaagaagaagaagaagaagaaataattGAGGAAgagaatgaagaaaaggaacTAAGAAATATTGATGATGGAAATGAGGCTCGATATCAGAAACGGCTAGCGGAGTGGGTAAAAAAACGGTCGAGCTTGCGAAGGTCTGGTGAGCATTCCGATGTGGATTCCAGTGAGCCTGAATGGCGGAAACCACATCCTTCAATCGCTGATGCAAAATTAAACGACACATTTAAACTCCCAGGAGATATATATCCTTCATTGTTTGACTACCAAAAGACCTGCGTCCAGTGGTTGTGGGAGTTGTATCTGCAGAAAACTGGTGGAATCATCGGTGATGAGATGGGACTCGGAAAGACCATCCAGATAATCTCATTTATAGCTGGGTTGCATTACTCGGGCTTATTGGAAAAGCCtgtgcttgttgttgtacCAGCTACTGTTTTAAATCAATGGGTGAATGAGTTTCATCGTTGGTGGCCACCGTTGAGGTGTGTGATTTTACACAGTATCGGGTCGGGAATGTCCAAAGATAAGAAGATTAGCGAAGAGAAATTAGAGGAGTTTATGGAGGATTGGGATCCCAaaacatcaaaatcatcattaAAAGGGATTAAATCACAGATTAACGCAAGGGAGATTTTAGATAAAGTACAGGAAAAGGGACACGTCCTAGTCACAACTTATGTTGGGTTACGAATGTACTCAAAGTACATATTGCCTAGACAATGGGGATATTGCATACTTGACGAGGGTCACAAGATCAGAAACCCTGATTCAGATATTTCATTGACATGTAAACAAATCAAGACAGTCAATCGAGTCATTTTGTCGGGTACCCCAATACAAAATAACCTAACAGAGCTTTGGTCATTGTTtgactttgtttttcctggTCGACTAGGTACTTTGCCCGTGTTTGAGCAGCAATTCTCGGTACCCATCAAGATTGGTGGGTATGCAAACTCAAACAATTTGCAGGTTAAAACGGCGTACAAATGTGCGGTTGTGTTGAGAGACTTGATATCGCCATACTTGTTGAGACGACTCAAAAAAGACGTGGCGCAGGATTTGCCTAAAAAGAATGAGatggtgttgtttgtgAGATTGACAAAAGAACAGCAAGAGCTTTATGAAAAATTTCTTGATAGCGAAGAGATGGACTCTATAGTGAAGGGAAAGAGGAACGTATTGGTAGGGGTAGACACGTTGCGAAAGATTTGCAATCACCCGGATTTAATTTATCGTGAAGCTTTAATGCACAGAGCAAACTATGGAGATCCATCAAAGTCTGGTAAGATGCAAGTGTTGAAAAACCTTTTGCAGTTGTGGCAGAGCGAAGATCACAAGACATTACTATTTTGTCAAACAAGACAGATGTTGGacattttggaaaagtttGTTGCCAACTTGCACCTTTTGGGTGATGAATCCAAGAAGTTCAATTACTTACGAATGGATGGCAACACACCAATCTCGAGGCGACAGCAGTTGGTGGATACTTTTAATAATTCCCCTGACTTGCATGTCTTTTTGTTGACCACAAAAGTGGGTGGATTAGGTGTCAATCTTACTGGTGCTGATCGAGTGATTATTTATGACCCAGATTGGAACCCATCAACGGATATCCAGGCTAGAGAAAGAGCGTGGCGATTGGGCCagaaaaaagatataaCAATCTACCGATTAATGACAACCGGTTCCATTGAGGAGAAGATCTATCATCGACAAATCTTCAAGACTTTTTTGCAGAATAAAATCCATAAGGATCCAAAACAACGACGACTTTTTAAGAACAGCGATTTGCAcgatttgttttctttgggTGATCAAACGGAGCAAGGTACTGAAACCGGTGATATGTTTAATGCAGCAACTGAGGAAAAGTATGGTGGATCCAAGATTCGGAAATCAACATCTTtagtgaagaagaaatataaaaacGATGACGATTTTTAtcaagttgcaaaaatcACTGGAGTATCCAAACTTGACAAATTTGCTGACGGTGAAGATGAGGATCAAGCGAACAACAAGGGCCATAGTGTTACTGGTGGAGGTAGACGCAGTGCTCGTGCTCTTCgtgataatgataatggtagtaataataataataatgatgatgatgatgacagCAGGTTTATTAAAGGAATCTTTTCACAAAGTGGGGTTCATAGTACCATTAAGCACGATGATATAGTGAACTCCAACGACCACGAAGTTAGTATTGTTGAACAAGAAGCAAACAAGTATGCAAGCCAAGCTGTAGCAGCTTTGAAGGAGTCTAGACAAAATGCTagaaagacaaagattGGTACACCAACATGGACAGGACGATTTGGTAGTGCTGGAAAATTGCAGGGATCGCCCTTTGGCGGtgtaaagaaaaggaaaatcaACGGTCGGCAGTCGTCAGCATcggcaacaccaccacaaccacaaccacaaccaccaccatcatcatcatcatcagccACTATTCTTGAAAACTTGAGAAAAGTGAATGGTTTAAAGCAGAAAGGTCATAACGATAAGGAAAGTTTGAATCGACAGAAGATGGTGGAGAAGTTAATCACTTATTTGGGGAACCAAGAAGAACATTTTAGCACGTCAAATGCAATTATCAAAGGCAACAATCTCAAGTTGGTTTCAGATGACGATATGATTTTGATCAGATCGATGTTGAGGGAAATCGCTGATTGGGATGGTGTGAAAAAAGGTTGGAAGTTGAAAGAACAGTTTGTAAATGTATAATTTAATGAGAATACggtaattaaaaaaataaactgTAAAAGATTTATAAGCGGATCAAGTACATTTAAAATATTGAATTTagaataatttttttatccgAGACTCGGGCCGATTCCACTCATGCATGACAAATCTTGTATTTATCTTGAAACTTTAAATCAACAATGAATATTGGAAAACGTTGCGATAAAAGAAccaagaggaaaaaaaagtcttGAATTTTCGTTCCTAGCACCAGAATTCTGTTTGctctattttatttcttcctgcttttttgttttattttgtttccgttttttctttttttttttttgcttgctttgtttattgttttctttgccAAGGCATGTTTCAAGCAATTAGAAGGTTTGGTATTAGACCCAGAAACAATTCACCAATCCAATGGAGTCTCACTGACCACGTTCCATCTCCTGCTTTTGATACCGGGTGCACATACTGCCAGCCTCTGTCGTTTCCATCAGACAAGCAAATTGATTATGAACGACCGTTGAACAAGAGCTCTGCAATTCCAATAAAGCATGTTATGGTTCTCACTACAAAAGACAACAAGATGGACCAGTTTGAGTCACGAATCGAGGATTGGAAGGGGACATTGGCGAATGAGAtccaaaaattgaaaacatcCAACAAGAAACTTCACCTAGCTGAAGGTACATCAATCTCTAGTATAGTTCTTCAGAGCCACAATTTGGTGTTACGAGAGTTTGGAGTCAATGCAGATAATGCAAATGAGCAGTTGGTGTTTATATACCCTGAGATGAAGGCCGTAAAGTTTGATATTGCCCATACCGATCAGTttagaaagaaatatattTCACTGAAAAGACGACAACCAGTGTATAATCCATTTGTTAAAGTAACGGAGAATGATGAAATTGgtaatgaagaagatgacgGAGTTATTGTTGAgtcaaaaaattttaaagaGTATAAAGTAGAAAAGGATTTGATTGTTACTTGTGGTCACACAAAACGAGATATAAGATGTGGTGAGCTTGGACCTTTGATTACAGCGGAGTTTGATAAAGTTttgacaaaagaaaaggttaGAGATCAGTTTTACGTAGGTCAAATAACCCATATCGGTGGACATGCGTTTGCTGGGAATGTCTTGTATTACCCTAAGGAGTGTGAAAGTTCCCGGGATTTTATATGGTACGGCCGTGTATTTCCTAAAGATGTGCAGGGTCTAGTTGAAGAAACCGTGAATGGTAAAAGAGTGATTAAAGGGTTATTTCGTGGAGATTTAAACcattttgtaaaaaaatagaaacgaaaagaaaagaaaagaaaagaattaaaaaaagagttatAGTTGTTAAATTGTAAATAgatatttaattttatagAGTTTTACGTAAAGACCAACTTTATCAACTGATGTCTTGCACCAAATTAGGAGGCATCATGTGGAACCGAGGGGAAacggggggggggggggggggggggtcaGCATTTTGGAAACTTAGAACCAAAAGTCAACAATGTCTGAGTCGCTAGTATACTTGGCCTGTGCGAGACCGATTTTGTTTGACTCGAGATTGTACGAAACATAAGCGCTTCTCAAAAATGAATCTCCAAGGAGACTGGCACCACTCGACAGGGCAACGATTCTTGTGAAGCACTCACCGTCTACAACGTCAAATAGCTCGGACAAAGGAACTGTTATATTGACACTGCCAAAGTTAAATGTGAAAGTTGGCAGGTTGTTTGCTGAAATTTGAGAACATTCAATTACACCTTCTTGACTCAATCCCAATTCCTTGTTGATTGCATCAACCAAAGGTTGTCCTAACAAAATGTACGTGGTCCCGCTATCAAGTGCTACTGGCTCATTCATAGCAATTACCTGGCCCTTAGGGGTTGTGATGGAGTTCAAAGTGACACCTAACCATGTGAAATTAGCGGCATCCAAGATTGCCAACTCACCAGAGTATTTGGCTTTATCGACACcgccaaaaagaaagcttCCAGATGACTCTGGGTATTTCAAATACATTGAATATGCTACAGTGTCAATTATTCCTGCATCTTTCAAGGCAAATGGGAAATTATTGTAGTGAGCTGGGGTTGATTCCATGCTTATCTTCCCCACACCAAACAAACCATATTTTCTGGGCATCTGAGACATCAACCCAAATTCCAATTGCGGGACCTTGGTTCCATCTGCAAAATAGTAATCGTCTTTACCGAAAGTACCTTTCACTACTGTCCCATCTTCATACGATGCAGTAATAGGAATAGAAAGATCGTGAAATGTA
It encodes the following:
- the PTC6 gene encoding Protein phosphatase 2C 6 (BUSCO:EOG09261KRX), yielding MSSRFLSRPHSVYKHGLFSNHRHLSDSVVFTAVDRSPNLPLATTQPLKQGKLRVPLLKSPSHLGHFTSRVNRPYNEDKYSAKVLNINGQEIINFNIFDGHGGDECSTFLAENLSASVEAYVNGKSDIGEGKEELVKKYAKNVGGYWKRWYKHREKAFTAWNKNKINLKHFEKELEKVDLNLRIPLSYLALDYDFCSSTPKSGSTCTSAFLQTIYTNQTSQFQPFYENFYFNRKTISLLTIAHIGDTRAILVDKNGLANGLTADHHPSDPEESQRLRRYAANFFMADSFGEERFIALANTRAFGDVDYKEVGVTAEPDFAQFVIGDSHEINTHLTDEEIKKYTVGGLGGDECFLILCSDGVTNVLTDQEIADIVMTTYRMSGHSKASPQKCANEVVKFVEYVGGDDNATVLVVRLNGWGQWPNIDRTGELRQSRLDYNPRRGSG
- the RSM19 gene encoding mitochondrial ribosomal small subunit component → MHPTVRSLGRSVWKGPHIVPLPIAKAVKHNIPIRTKARSCTIIPQFVGLKFEIHNGKDYVEVEIRDDMVGCRLGEFAPTRKRFVYKYSKN
- the DBP6 gene encoding ATP-dependent RNA helicase dbp6 (BUSCO:EOG09261EM7) translates to MFGVRYDPEESSSTPTLYHNGRFSPNLKKRKRRVQDHDVDDDDVVVFDNDKDEEEMNKEKKEEEEEEEEEEEETDNKSESGSESESGSESESESESESESDVDGKHMKEELEDKDDAMEVDTIIEDNEYSGKHKSIFDKFKSSVTRTVNDDVVHSSRDEEEDFQKQSGNREEEKGEGEEEEVVETQDLAPLPQPQLPRDRKLNSSTQHSANLDWLTTPEYIAIADTKPFSEFPLSPFMHENLESLGFENAFAVQVGVLSKLLPEIQANKLRPDAFGDVLVNASTGSGKTLAYSIPIIESLKDRVVPRVRAIVLVPTKPLINQVRATMLQLASGTNLNIVSLKNDISIREESERLIESVPDVVISTPGRLVEHLAMDSISLSSLRYLVVDEADRLLNQSFQNWSQILISKIHSQQVYDVANVWSLKVQKFIFSATLTTDAGKLASLDFHNPRLLIVNDSQRLVNELFSVPAMLSEYKLNFGVAKSSLKPLILAKFLIAQEKLSDVLVFTKSNESSIRLCTLLQAIFDRICSQEKVKVGFMNSTNNRTSLRSKILKDFTSQKINILVATDLIARGLDVTSIKDVVNYDLSNSSREYVHRVGRTARANQAGNAYNLVFGKGEEKWFKTISSEVSRNNDVKDVEVNLKQLISDEDEKLYQEALQSLQDQVRK
- the rhp26 gene encoding DNA repair protein rhp26; its protein translation is MSTDVPLEGVQVFDQIDLEKDITNRANKLLIIKDVEQDEKRLEKATKDLNTTIKHMNQLTSRLSHSRTKISEKGYLKEQIKWLEENEFSPRQKDLEEIKARLESNKNALSESHQQQEQTQESRNSDGKSVVDGGGRMPDETEREYLIRIGKITAFGNENTFESVDDGNEKQQSHVFLRKPGFDNDIEKLDFGVSSNVGVSESENEDIKKEVVVNEEKGERGQKSKDEDDLDYLQDDEEEEEEEEEEIIEEENEEKELRNIDDGNEARYQKRLAEWVKKRSSLRRSGEHSDVDSSEPEWRKPHPSIADAKLNDTFKLPGDIYPSLFDYQKTCVQWLWELYSQKTGGIIGDEMGLGKTIQIISFIAGLHYSGLLEKPVLVVVPATVLNQWVNEFHRWWPPLRCVILHSIGSGMSKDKKISEEKLEEFMEDWDPKTSKSSLKGIKSQINAREILDKVQEKGHVLVTTYVGLRMYSKYILPRQWGYCILDEGHKIRNPDSDISLTCKQIKTVNRVILSGTPIQNNLTELWSLFDFVFPGRLGTLPVFEQQFSVPIKIGGYANSNNLQVKTAYKCAVVLRDLISPYLLRRLKKDVAQDLPKKNEMVLFVRLTKEQQELYEKFLDSEEMDSIVKGKRNVLVGVDTLRKICNHPDLIYREALMHRANYGDPSKSGKMQVLKNLLQLWQSEDHKTLLFCQTRQMLDILEKFVANLHLLGDESKKFNYLRMDGNTPISRRQQLVDTFNNSPDLHVFLLTTKVGGLGVNLTGADRVIIYDPDWNPSTDIQARERAWRLGQKKDITIYRLMTTGSIEEKIYHRQIFKTFLQNKIHKDPKQRRLFKNSDLHDLFSLGDQTEQGTETGDMFNAATEEKYGGSKIRKSTSLVKKKYKNDDDFYQVAKITGVSKLDKFADGEDEDQANNKGHSVTGGGRRSARALRDNDNGSNNNNNDDDDDSRFIKGIFSQSGVHSTIKHDDIVNSNDHEVSIVEQEANKYASQAVAALKESRQNARKTKIGTPTWTGRFGSAGKLQGSPFGGVKKRKINGRQSSASATPPQPQPQPPPSSSSSATILENLRKVNGLKQKGHNDKESLNRQKMVEKLITYLGNQEEHFSTSNAIIKGNNLKLVSDDDMILIRSMLREIADWDGVKKGWKLKEQFVNV
- the AIM32 gene encoding Altered inheritance of mitochondria protein 32 encodes the protein MFQAIRRFGIRPRNNSPIQWSLTDHVPSPAFDTGCTYCQPSSFPSDKQIDYERPLNKSSAIPIKHVMVLTTKDNKMDQFESRIEDWKGTLANEIQKLKTSNKKLHLAEGTSISSIVLQSHNLVLREFGVNADNANEQLVFIYPEMKAVKFDIAHTDQFRKKYISSKRRQPVYNPFVKVTENDEIGNEEDDGVIVESKNFKEYKVEKDLIVTCGHTKRDIRCGELGPLITAEFDKVLTKEKVRDQFYVGQITHIGGHAFAGNVLYYPKECESSRDFIWYGRVFPKDVQGLVEETVNGKRVIKGLFRGDLNHFVKK
- a CDS encoding uncharacterized protein (MEROPS:MER0002153) — encoded protein: MAIKFTNWPYTAVVTATAAFAFASISLVAATPLEKRQPKVFSLDFDVVRNNNTATGLKRDETIDAEYFDASYLASISLGSNKQVLNVSVDTGSSDLVIPKAGVNCEGHNCLSGGVFDPSESTTFHDLSIPITASYEDGTVVKGTFGKDDYYFADGTKVPQLEFGLMSQMPRKYGLFGVGKISMESTPAHYNNFPFALKDAGIIDTVAYSMYLKYPESSGSFLFGGVDKAKYSGELAILDAANFTWLGVTLNSITTPKGQVIAMNEPVALDSGTTYILLGQPLVDAINKELGLSQEGVIECSQISANNSPTFTFNFGSVNITVPLSELFDVVDGECFTRIVASSSGASLLGDSFLRSAYVSYNLESNKIGLAQAKYTSDSDIVDFWF